In the genome of Astatotilapia calliptera chromosome 18, fAstCal1.2, whole genome shotgun sequence, the window TGCACCGTTGTTTCTGCTTCATTCTGTTCTGTCTGGTGTTGCaccgtttttggttttttgcagcTTTTGCACACCTGCACTTTATTATGTAGTCCTGTGTTTATTGTCTGTTATACGTAGCACCATGGTCTTGGAGGACCGTTGTCCTGTTTCACTGTGTACTGCACATGGttggaatgacaataaagccacttgcCCTGACCGGACGacgggtacactgtggtcatctAAGGATGAACACGGTCAGTAACAATACTCAGACTGTGGTGTTGAAGTCAttctcagttggtactaaggcaCTTTTCCCATATTTGTAGGTCTGCATGGACAAATCTTCAAAACTAGAAACTGATTGCAATATGGATCAGTAAAACCACAGTGGAGGGACTCGTTTTTCATCTcatcaaacacgttttgctgtcACACACATTGACCCTATGTTAACTTACacgtgacaaaaacaaaaatacaaactgaaaataaactggTCTGGTTTCAGATGAGAGTGGCCTTAGTTCAACGTAAAATCATCATCAGAGGCAAAAACCAAAACTCGGCTCAGCAACTTAATAAGTCCTTTATTTGCAATGTTCCATTACCTTTCCAGTTTCCGATGCAAAAgaagcaataattttttttttaaataacgaaagcggaaaaaaaaaaaaaaaaaaaaaaaaaaaaaggaaagaaaatatttacaaaattcaaataaaactaataatcaATGGATTATCTAAAGCACCTCTCTGCATCCGGACAACTGCGGTTTCTGCTGGATAAGGAGACACTGCAATTACATCAGCAATTtgtttctgaaaaataaaactgaaaaagtttattatcatcatcattattattattattattatatatttacagAACGCTCCTGAAATCCTGAAACTAGTTTCCACTTAAAGTAGAAAAGGCTTTCGGATCAtttctgtgtctttttttttttttttttttaaactttatatattttatcaagTCAATTTTCTGTAGATTTCAAGTTTTAACGGTGATTGGGTCGTTAAGTGTCCTCTACAACAGCTCAGGTTTAAGTACAGAAGAGGTAAAAGATGAAGAGTCAGTCAGTGTGGTTCACTACTGGGGGATGGGAGAGAATGGCTTTAAAGAGGAAGCATTAAGACCACCCCCTAGTagtcaaggtcaaaggtcaacatcagccctctgtgtttctgtcctcTGCTAGTTTATCATGATAGGAAAGGAGAGAAAATAGACAACCTTTGCTTTAAAAACTCCATCAAATTAAGATTAGTTCATGTACACTGTAACGTTTTGTCCACTGGATCGTTAATAGGAACACACTTCAGTCATGCTGCACACTCCGGAAAaggacaaggacataagagccGTGTCGGGACTGAACAAATGTTATGGCATGTTGATAAACCCCCCTCCACCAACCCACCCACCCGCCCGCTACACTTCACGCCCTGCTGTTTCCTCTTGTAGATCAGAAAGGTTGTTTGTCATTAGAATCGTCTAGAGGGGTGAAAGAGCAGCCAGTTGGTTTGCTTTACTTTGACATAGAAAGTTTCGTAGTGATGTGGGATACTTCACACCTCGCTAATGAGTAATCCTGCTGAAACCTGCATTTTCAAGTTTGCTTTGATGAGGACACTTGCTGTGACAAGCAGGTGGAGAAATAATGAGGAAGCAGGAGAGGGAAGgtagaaaagaaatgattgtttttCAGAGTCCATCcctccaaaaaaagaagaaaaaaaaggaacacaatAAAGATTTATCCTCATTGAGGATTGATTCGAGTCTGCCTCTCTGGCAATACTGTCCATGACTCTCCGTGGTCGCCTGCAGAGCTCTGGCGGCAGCTTTTAGTTCAGTATTTTACTCCTTGTCAGATTCCTCTTCGGCCTCGCGGAGCCAGGTGAAGAAGCCGGTGACCGACTTCAAGGCCACGCCTTTGCCTGTCTGCTCTGCCGGGTCTTTGCTGGTTTCCCATTCGTAGAAGGCCTCCTCTTTAATGACGTCCTCATCATACAAGGCGTCGAAGAACATCCGCAGCAGGTCTGCAGAGACAAAATTAGAGCATTATAGAAGCTTTATTAACAGCtccattttaaaattgtttctgTTTGCATTGAGTCAGGGACACTTGAAAAGCTATAAAGAGCTAATCAGTAGGTCAAATCCTAATTAACACGTTTCTTTTAGTGATTAGGCTTTTCTGTTTCAACCCTCCAATCCAGTTcataacactttaaaaaataaatttaaaaaaaaaaatcaccccaagaatgtgttttcctccaaaataGACCACTTCCATTTCTGTGTTCAGGGAAAATGACTCAGGCCCTCCAGCAGCAACACTACAAAAACCTTCAGTCTCATCTTTAAATCTTGATACCCTGAATACACAGCTGCTGTACACATgatgattttatctgttttcaccCTGAACAAAAACAACCTGGAAATACAGGCAGATCTTTTCTGATAAGGAGCTGCGTTTCAGACAAACCAACAAGGTCCATTTTTTAATGCCTGTGATCATCACATAACCAATTACACATTACTTTagagcagcagctgttttttgtttttaaccccccccccccaaaagctGCACCCAACAGCACATAGAGGTAAACATTAAACATCTAAGAAGCTGTAATCCGTGTCTGGCAAAGGGAATTTTACagatcctttatttatccaggtaaaaagtctcgcaaacattaaaaacatatttttaaagaatgaTCTGGGAAGCAAAAATGACAACATAACATTGCTGATCTATACAAATTATTTCAAGTGGTCAACAAGGACTGGATTGATTAGAAAGTAGATACAATAACGCAAATCTATAAAGATACTTTGTAACAGTTGATTTTGTAGTTTTCGCTTAAAAACTGACTTTaagttttttcctttctttgggGAAACATGAACTTTGTATATGCCAACAAGACTGCTTACAGTGACGTGAAGGCTTTTTAAAATAGACAGCAACATAAAGAACCGAAGCATTGAATTTCCAGCAAACAGCTGATTTCGTTACATGTCCCTGCTCGATTACTCTGAGCGACAGCTACTGTCAGCTGAATTTGAAACAAGCTCACAGGAAAGATTTCTGCTTGATTTGTGCTCTTTAAACAAGCTTACTGGACTTtagtaacatttaaaaaaaaaaaaaaacttctctgAAATAATTCAAAGACAGACTTGGAGGGAGCGAGACTCATCCAGAGAACATTTATCACTAATAATTTACAAAGGCCAATAAATTTGCCATCTTGTGCCATTATCTGAACCGATTTATGGTATCTTCCTGCTGTGTCTCGATGCACGATCAAGAATCCAggttaaacaaaaaagaaatctcaGAAAGCTGAGCGACATTATCAGTGGGAGGTGCATCACATCACTCATCCATGTGACTTCTTTAAGTTCCCCCAACCTTATAATCAGCCCAGCTGCACGACTGAAACCAGTATCACCGCATTACAGTAAGCCTTGAGTTCAGTTTCGTCTCCACTGACTTTCATGAAATTTGGGATCATTTGCTTATGTTGCCAAAAAGACGCAACAGCTGAGGAAACCACATTAAAATGACACTTTGAATCATTGGCGACTTTGACGCCTGGATTTAACAGATGCTTCAGTATCTAAATATTTATAAGTGAACCAATCAGATTTGTATGTTCGGCAGTATTACAGTTCACTGTAAGTGGGGAAACTCACGAGCAGGCTGCTCCATGTGCACCATCAGAGCCTGGAGGGCGTACAGGGCCTGCAGCTCTTTCTGCTCGTCGTACAGGTATCTCTGCAGCAGAGAGGCTCTCTGGCCGATCTGCTGTGCATCCACCTTGTACGGGTTGTCACCTGAAACGAAGTGAACAAGTTTTTAAACcagaaagtgtgatttttaaaagtaagcGCTATTAAAATTTACTATAAAATAAATccgttttaatttatttaaaaaaaaaacaacaacaacaacaacaactatatTTTCCATACTTCAGAATTTGAGCTTGGGTcgttgtgaaaagaaaaaagactaaatcatagacacacacacagaaatagagGCAGCTCGTGGTGTATTAGTCATACTTACATATGATAGCAGACTGGCACACTGATGTCATCAATGCTCGTACAAACTGGTTCGAAGCAGTCTGCTGCTCGTCCAAGTTAGCCTGAAAATAGGAAACAAAATGCAGTTGGAGAGGGGGAACATGAACAACACTGGGAAATAAGAGCACGCACAAAATGTTCAGGTCTGAAAACACTCTGTACTGCCTCACACACACCTCGATCCAGTCTCTGATGCGTTGATTGTTGGCCTTGTCCTGGAGGAGTCTGTCCAGCTGTTTGCTGATCTCCTCTCCGCTGAGGACCTTCTTCTTACTGGCCTCTTTGGGCTCCATCTCCTCTCCCACGGTGAACTCCACTTTCTGAAATACAcaattaaatgtgtaaaaaaaaaagaaaaaaaaaagaaaagaaaaaagcctgaAGACACGGAGTAACTTGTTTCTAATCGTAAATCCCCACAAGCAAAAATCTCTCTTGCTTTCATCTCTGCCCACCAGGTAGACTCcagctgtgtttgtctttgGTGCTGTGCAGGATGTGCTGCTTTCTCGTTACCATTTTAAGCTTTGTTGTTACAAAATAGACCAATTATAGCTGCTTTAAACGTATCCTAACATTTTTAGACCACTAAACAAAACTCCAAAAGTGCAGACAAGTGTTTTATCGTCTAAAACCTGAACGTGTTGCACGTACCTGATCGGTGACAAACTTGTTGACGTCTTCATCTTTGGGCAAGAAGTCGTTCCAATTTAGCCCAGCCTCTGTCCACAAAGCCCCGACCTTATTGGGGGTCTTAAGGGGAGAAAAGGGCCAGATAATCAAATATCTGtggcttttatttctttttctttctctcttttttttaaccaaaaccaaaaaacatgtGCAACACAAGGTAATAAAACGAGTGTGTTCGGTTACCTTTTCTTTACAAAGCAACTTGAGGATCTGTACCAGCAGCACGCTGGCCTTCCCCAGAGGCACAAGAGGCTTTGAGATCTCCCTGAAGACACAGATGCACTGAATTAAGCTCCCATTTTTCTTAGAGCTGGATTATAATTCAGTTTATCTCATTTTAAAGCTGGAAATAAGTGACCTAGTTTTAAATTTAGCTTAAAATCTTTATTTCCGAGAAACACCGTCAACAAAAGAATCTCTGGAAAATGATTCCAACActatttacagtttaaaaacgTCCATTTCCATCAGACTATATTCTAAAGTCAAAGTATTCGAGTTTGCTTTCACTTATTTGAAATGTGACCGCTGACATTAAGCTCTCACCTGAACAGCTGTCCCATAGGGATGCCTCCCTCGTGGAGCATAGGAGTAATAAGCTCAGCCAGGTAGAGCCAGATGTGAGGTATATCTATGGCCATGTCTTCTGCTACCTCCAGAATCTCTAGTAGCCTGCAAAAGAATCGGCTTTAGTTCCATCTGCTCGAGAACATCCATCGAGGGTAGATTTTAGTTGAAACCAGGCGGCGTTCTTCCTGTTACACGCTTACCCTTTGTAGTACTGCTGCGTGGGCAAAGTCCCTGCCTTTATAAGCTGGTGCAGCAACAGGCCCATGTGTTCCCGAGCGATGGTGCTTCGTTCAAGCGTCGACTCCAAGCCGTTCCGCACGAACACGTACAGCAGTGATGTGCTGTTGAGCTCCACCACACACTGCAATGCCTCCTACAGCACCAGAGTGACACAAAGCAATGCTGTTAACACGGTTCACTTTTAAACATGGAAGTACAACTCTGATTGTTAGAGGCAAGTCTGCACCTTGACATCATTGATGTGGAGGTATTCTTCAATGATCGCATGCGACTTCTTCTCCACTTCCTCTTCAGTCAAGGCAGGTTTAgggagagatggaggaggagtGGGAGCGCTCTCACGCTTAACTGaagaaaaaggtaaaaatacaacttgaaGCTCATTGTTCTTTATGTCCTTTTCTTTAAACCACATCTTTCTCTATTCAActctttttaattctttatttcATACCTGGGACGAAGTCACTACCCTTGTCCCGACTTCCTCTATCTCTGCTTCCTCGGTCTCTGCTTCCCCGATCCCTGCTTCCTCTGTCCCGACTGTCTGTCATGCTGGCGACGCGGCGCACAGATTCAGTTGAAGACCTGCCATCTCCTCCCCTCCCGCCGCGCTCTTGCGACTCTCTGCTGAAGCTTCTCTTGGTGACTTGGTTCGCTTCCCGTCCTTCGCTGCGATCAAATCTGTCAAATCGATCCCTGTTGCGGTCGCTCCTGTCCCTGTTGCTCCCACGTTCGCGGCTCGAACTCGACCTAATGGTAAAAGGAGACACAAAGAGGTCATTTTAACACACTCAATCAATTTGTAATCATGTACCACTaaaagttttgtattttttgagaCCGCAGTAGGCTCTTGTATACAAAGGGGAGGCCAGATGGAGGAAGATTAGTATTCAAGTGGTCGCCATCTGCAACCTCACAACTAGATGCcagtaaaatgtgttttgaaaaacgtgacataaacataaagtaaaaaataagagTGCCTATGACAAGTGATAAACTAAAATTTGTGAATCAAGTACTCAACTAAAGCAGAAGCAGACCAATTAATGAGAAAATATTTGGTGCTTCTGAGTACCTTTGAGGAACTCTGCGATCAGAGTCTGTTGCAGACATCAATGACCCAGACTGTAGGGCAGAGAAGCGGTTGAGAGTGCTGGTACCCGGACGCCCAGAGTCTAGAAAGATGGAAATGAATAGATTAAGAGCCAAACCACAAACAGCCACAAAGCAATGCTGTGCTTTAGAAGAAAGCTGAAGGTCTTACCCTGGTCTCCACTCGCTGGTTTAGCTCCAGTTCCTCCGCTGCTGCCTTTTCCCCAGCTGCCCCACATGCCTTTGCCACCCGGAGCCAACAGCTGGTTGTTGAAATCCATAGCACCAGGCTACAgggaaacaaaaaagttatattCATTCTCAAGAGGCCTGAGAAAGAGCTCAAGCCTTCACATGAATTTTCGGACGTTACCTTTGTGATCTTGCTTAGGCGGGTGGTGTCAATGGGTCTGTTCTTGGAGATGGGGACTGTGTTCCACCCCTCATCCTGAGGCTGGCTGGTCCGGCCACCTCCTGGTGTGTGAGGGCCTCGGCTGCCCATGTTTCCCGTGAACCTGTCTCTGCTTTCCTTCTTGGTCATGAGCTGCTGCTGGACTTTCATCTGTtccctgtgctcctccatctctgcttccttgTGAATCTGATCAATTGTCTTAGGACCCTGGTCTCCTCTACGAGGCACCCAGTTATTCTGTGGATCAGAGACAGAAGACAATTAACACCCGTGAGCCACTCTGGggtgtttcctgtctgtgttttggaTTACATTTGTAATAGTACAAATGTTCTGATAGGAGAACCTGAGACAGAAAGCATATCCACCCTGAATAACACAGTTTTACGTGCGTCaaagattttcatttttaagccCTTTGtgacataaaagaaaaaggggaaaaaatgaaatcctTGTTCTATTCTGCAGCTTCAGTATGATCAACATAAACCGCTTTCCAGTGTTCCTCCTGTTCACAGCAAATCTCTAGAGCGGAACAAAAATTGTCGTTGCCAACTGCAGGCCAAGATGTTGGAGATGAGATACTGAAAGGGCAAGCAGCTGAATGTTATCAAGAACCACCACACCAGTGACATGGCTTGATATCCAGCAGGTAAGGAAATATGAGAAGGAAAGAACTGGACCTAGGTGATTTGCAACGTGAACACcgtaaactttcaaaataaaagtcaggGGTCTGCTTGCTGGCAAATCTATGCCTGATGATGCCGTTCTCatggacaggaaaaaaaaaaaaagttttttcaaaCTAACCCTTTACCCCTTTGAAACCTACCAGCAGTAACCCTTGACGCCATTTTCTGAACCGAGTACTCACTGTCTTATTTTAGCACTGCTTATAGAACAAAACAACTGGGTGCGCACCACAAGTTTGAGAGTGTGGTCTCTGCTATGTAGATAgccttgtaaaaaaacaaaacaaaacccttcaGATTGTACTGTATATAAACACTGAGATACATACACTACTAAGTCAAGTCATGATAAATGCTGGCTATCAGTTCTTTATTGCTCTAAAATGTTGAATATGATTTAACAGTTACCCTTCTGAGGTCCAAAACATCTTGCAGCATGAAGCGGATTCTTGATGAAGTCTTTCTCTCTTTAATGATCTTGTCCATCTGATTAAAATACTGATCCATGCGAGGCTGTCGGGGACACAGAAAAGAGTGAATTTTATGAGGTACAGGTACCAAATGACAAACTGTGTGTACCTAATGATACATCGAGAACTGCCTCCTCAGTTCCTCAACCCATCACTAATGATCAGTGGCCCAGACACGTGGCACAAAAACAAGGTCATCACAGGAGACATCTTAACGTGTACATATAGCGGTGTTAGTCCATGCTTTACTTACCTTTGCCTTCTCAAAGTCCAGGTCTTTACCAATAGTCGACAGCAGTCTGCAGAGACACTCGAGAGACTCCTCATCATGATTCTTAAGTAGTTTCACGACACAGTCGTGCATGATTGGCTCTGTCAGCATCTTAAGCTTAAACAGTTCACCAATGAACTTTATGTTGCCCAGTGAGCGGCGTCGAGCTTTATCTCTGgcctcctccagctccacccTGAAGCGCTCACGCTCCTCACCCTGCAGGCGGATACAAGTTTGTTCTTAGTGTATGAGTCATAtgacaagtttactctaaatctGAACGGTGGTTTTGACAGTTCTTACGTCTTTGGCAGCCTCCAAttccttttgctttttctcaAAGATCTCATCATCATCCTGGTCCTTCTCAAACTCTTTCTGGCAGCGGTTGAGCAGCAGTTTGCGGAAGTTCACAAAAACTCCTGGCTTGTCTGAAGTGGGGACTTTCAGCTGGTGGAAGACAACATTCAATGTCACCAGGGGGTTTTAACGCACGTTTTCCTATTCAACTGCATTTAACAAATATGTAGCTGAGAGTATGCTCCTTCAGTTCCTCAATACCATCACAAAAAGTTCAGTGGCCCAGACACGTGGCACTAAAAAGAAGTCATCACTAGAGCATGTGATCAAAGCACAACATCCAACCTTCACTAGACTCACCCCCATAAGGCAGCGGCACATGTTGGCGTAGGCCACAGAGAAGTTGGGCTCTGAGATGGCCTTCTCAAAGATGAGGTCGATGGCTCCCTTCAGCCTCTCCTCAGTGTCTATCGTCAGCTCTGTCACTTGTTTCATCAGCTCCTGAAACTTCTGTGGCGTAAGCTTGTTGAGGATGCTCCGCAGACGCTTGAACAGCTCTCGAGTCTTGGCCTGTTCTGGGTCTTCCTCTTCAGGCTCATCAACACGGCCACGAGTGACCTTTTTCACAGAGGGCTTCCAGGCCTTCTCAGCCTTGCTGAGCTGCACGTCGTCATTTAGCGACATGCTGGTGATAATTTTTTTGGTTTGAGAGCGACGGGGCCCGGATGGCTAAATGGAGAGAAACgcgtaaatattttaaaaagctagTAGGAAAAAACTTCACTAAACAAAAAGTTTACGTTAGAGATCGCTGCCTTTGCAAACAGCTTGTCTGCCAAACGTAACATCACAACTGCTGGCATTCATTGCACTTTTGTGTCATGTCAGCTCATAatacatctctttatctcaaaAAACATCAGACAAGTACTCCAGCACGTTGTAGGAAGACAGGCACAGAGGGAGATCGTTTTACTTCAGGGCATCACGTCTCAAGTGCAAAAGTATAAAAACGGTGTGCTGACGACACAATTGGTAAACCTATTAACTATAATGCAAGTTAATGCTTAAAGTgtcttttaaaaactgtaaaattagcTAACCGGGCCACGAGGTCCTCCCACTGATCTGCTCCCAAGGTTCCCTAAATATGAGGGAGTAAAATCAGGACCAGTGTTCATCAGGCGAGATGGGTCAGCAGGTCGTAGTGGAGTCTTGTTCACCTGCAATTaaagaggcaaaaataaataaaggaaaaatcacCCGTGTTTTCACACAAAGTTTAAAATACTGGCAGTCGGCAGCactacccctcagcctcctagtagatcAACATATGGTATCAGTTTGAAAATCCTGACTTTGTTCTCGAGTTtttgcattcacaagattttcaggaAACTTCACCTCTGACCTTGAACTTTAGGACAAGGTCACTGAAATTCAAACTTGGAGATTTTTAGCAGATGCACCTACTGATgtgaatttcaaaatcctacatcGCCTCATTATCGCATTTACACCCGCCCACTCGCTCGCTCTGTGTGGTgacaactagagatggaccgatccgatattacgtatcggtatcggtccgatactgacctaaattactggatcggatatcggagaaaaataaaaaatgtaatccgatccattaaatatcacgaaagcacctcgcaaaacttgcaacgcgccgtaactcgcctcagaacgttagcagtatgcatcacgtgatagagcggctgccgcatgcgggacctgtcgtggtctggatagcatgtggagcttcgctagcaacccggcatttcatctccgacaaagttatccccgagagaagtaaagcaagtgtgtaagtccatctctgaatgtttgtaaagcattcctgcgttaagcttaacaaacgatatatggagcgactgcctctcctgctgctacttcaatcatgaaactgcttaacgatcagctgatcggcttttctgtcgggagtccgtgtctctggtttgtttttggcccactttgcaccagaaagaggaaaccagcggctgaacaacagcagcacgtttaagcttgatcagctgttgttagaatgtatttaatattactttctactccaggatctttttctacgtagttgatggctggtaactgtgtaggggcggatctagcaaagttttcatagggcattaacagggaaaaggggagcagaaagacatacttttctttcttattctcatttaaaatgtctagcttttaataaataattatctgacacccaaagttttaatttgatgtaaaatgaatagaagtcaattactgtatatagtaactattaagtctaatatatataccctagtaagctatagtactttttcctttgggaaggtaccatctgtgcagtctgcaactttgttgaagaaagatgttgaatctatttaatattttaatatattgaaaaataattgatttctgtgcatttctttttcacactgcatcaaattaaggttgattacgtcgattaagcatcatgaggtggagcgtgaggggtggttccctattttttatttatttatttttgttgttgctgggagttggaactctattagttaggttgcttaatatttatgctaagtactctttaaaataccagaatagggaggatggtgtaggtttaagtttattagattgatcagtattgctgaactatgaaatatttttttttgcatacaggtataacagaatagctttagtgtagttgttgttttaaacttgagtatgaacttatacaaaatgcagcaagatatttaaaaaaaaacttttgttgaaacacactatatcggattcatatcggtatcggcagatatccaaatttatgatatcggtatcggacataaaaaagtggtatcgtgccatctctagtgacaacaataccccgTCAGCCTTTAACAAAGCTGTGACGGCCCGGGACAACGCATCGGGTTACAAAAATCGGGAGTTGCACGACTGGCTGAAGCGCCTCAAAGATTGTGGTGCGCTTCATGATGTGAGGTCAAAATTTACAGATgaggggtaaaaaaaacaactgccaTATTCTTCAACTCAATTTGTATCG includes:
- the eif4g1a gene encoding eukaryotic translation initiation factor 4 gamma 1a isoform X3, which translates into the protein MNKPPQPIAGPTSVPNPAPSPGLTQAAYGPGQPTSLVFATPPPPQMNSAPQPRQFATGPRTLHQQSYYQNRPTMATSAPRVPGNSGPRAVAPAHVYPPGSQMMMISQPFAGSPQGYFIPSGQYRAPYMPPTQQYPVTSGTANFYTGTSPAEYPPYEPSLAARERRGGGGRGGGRENGRLSLHGAPLASQRYPAGAYYPTPPQYPPSVQPSTVMLSTQQQLQVPPPQQAPAQSQGLMKRERRPVITIRDPNQGGRDITHEILSGVMSSTTPTPQAPDASSAQVNGEIAQPVIAQTRRDDNTERPTSAETPPSLAAANAEPVLESKQEVDSQIVLPTELAAQSVAPVATTEVPSTLIKDQQSPPSLPPGATLTTTPAEAVNKVGTTVSDTVDAPHATSQSSEAPEAPVKIEELPAAPAQAEKGPEKEEAKTEEVKKVEKEEQVATTKLEPAAEAAAAGSSNLEEERKNKEEMATKTATEVSQPPPPAREPAGPQTQNAVLRSTPEPESTQVEAAEPVLPNGLPQETEELPKDNAISDTTPHKQPDASQSQESTPMAKTATAAQEVKEEAEEREEEEECKKKSEDTPPASVSCPEESTMQAATHVQRKKKNMKEFNKKEAIGNLLDAFTEEQGAKPASEPMPTQANPPAPAPAELPVEVADETWEQKEDKQNAEPDKSKATPEPTEQKYQYKQEEWKPINPEDKKRYDREFLLGCQFISASMHKPEGLPIISDVVLDKVNKTPLRPADPSRLMNTGPDFTPSYLGNLGSRSVGGPRGPPSGPRRSQTKKIITSMSLNDDVQLSKAEKAWKPSVKKVTRGRVDEPEEEDPEQAKTRELFKRLRSILNKLTPQKFQELMKQVTELTIDTEERLKGAIDLIFEKAISEPNFSVAYANMCRCLMGLKVPTSDKPGVFVNFRKLLLNRCQKEFEKDQDDDEIFEKKQKELEAAKDGEERERFRVELEEARDKARRRSLGNIKFIGELFKLKMLTEPIMHDCVVKLLKNHDEESLECLCRLLSTIGKDLDFEKAKPRMDQYFNQMDKIIKERKTSSRIRFMLQDVLDLRRNNWVPRRGDQGPKTIDQIHKEAEMEEHREQMKVQQQLMTKKESRDRFTGNMGSRGPHTPGGGRTSQPQDEGWNTVPISKNRPIDTTRLSKITKPGAMDFNNQLLAPGGKGMWGSWGKGSSGGTGAKPASGDQDSGRPGTSTLNRFSALQSGSLMSATDSDRRVPQRSSSSRERGSNRDRSDRNRDRFDRFDRSEGREANQVTKRSFSRESQERGGRGGDGRSSTESVRRVASMTDSRDRGSRDRGSRDRGSRDRGSRDKGSDFVPVKRESAPTPPPSLPKPALTEEEVEKKSHAIIEEYLHINDVKEALQCVVELNSTSLLYVFVRNGLESTLERSTIAREHMGLLLHQLIKAGTLPTQQYYKGLLEILEVAEDMAIDIPHIWLYLAELITPMLHEGGIPMGQLFREISKPLVPLGKASVLLVQILKLLCKEKTPNKVGALWTEAGLNWNDFLPKDEDVNKFVTDQKVEFTVGEEMEPKEASKKKVLSGEEISKQLDRLLQDKANNQRIRDWIEANLDEQQTASNQFVRALMTSVCQSAIICDNPYKVDAQQIGQRASLLQRYLYDEQKELQALYALQALMVHMEQPAHLLRMFFDALYDEDVIKEEAFYEWETSKDPAEQTGKGVALKSVTGFFTWLREAEEESDKE
- the eif4g1a gene encoding eukaryotic translation initiation factor 4 gamma 1a isoform X5, producing MNKPPQPIAGPTSVPNPAPSPGLTQAAYGPGQPTSLVFATPPPPQMNSAPQPRQFATGPRTLHQQGGYRALQSYYQNRPTMATSAPRVPGNSGPRAVAPAHVYPPGSQMMMISQPFAGSPQGYFIPSGQYRAPYMPPTQQYPVTSGTANFYTGTSPAEYPPYAGAYYPTPPQYPPSVQPSTVMLSTQQQLQVPPPQQAPAQSQGLMKRERRPVITIRDPNQGGRDITHEILSGVMSSTTPTPQAPDASSAQVNGEIAQPVIAQTRRDDNTERPTSAETPPSLAAANAEPVLESKQEVDSQIVLPTELAAQSVAPVATTEVPSTLIKDQQSPPSLPPGATLTTTPAEAVNKVGTTVSDTVDAPHATSQSSEAPEAPVKIEELPAAPAQAEKGPEKEEAKTEEVKKVEKEEQVATTKLEPAAEAAAAGSSNLEEERKNKEEMATKTATEVSQPPPPAREPAGPQTQNAVLRSTPEPESTQVEAAEPVLPNGLPQETEELPKDNAISDTTPHKQPDASQSQESTPMAKTATAAQEVKEEAEEREEEEECKKKSEDTPPASVSCPEESTMQAATHVQRKKKNMKEFNKKEAIGNLLDAFTEEQGAKPASEPMPTQANPPAPAPAELPVEVADETWEQKEDKQNAEPDKSKATPEPTEQKYQYKQEEWKPINPEDKKRYDREFLLGCQFISASMHKPEGLPIISDVVLDKVNKTPLRPADPSRLMNTGPDFTPSYLGNLGSRSVGGPRGPPSGPRRSQTKKIITSMSLNDDVQLSKAEKAWKPSVKKVTRGRVDEPEEEDPEQAKTRELFKRLRSILNKLTPQKFQELMKQVTELTIDTEERLKGAIDLIFEKAISEPNFSVAYANMCRCLMGLKVPTSDKPGVFVNFRKLLLNRCQKEFEKDQDDDEIFEKKQKELEAAKDGEERERFRVELEEARDKARRRSLGNIKFIGELFKLKMLTEPIMHDCVVKLLKNHDEESLECLCRLLSTIGKDLDFEKAKPRMDQYFNQMDKIIKERKTSSRIRFMLQDVLDLRRNNWVPRRGDQGPKTIDQIHKEAEMEEHREQMKVQQQLMTKKESRDRFTGNMGSRGPHTPGGGRTSQPQDEGWNTVPISKNRPIDTTRLSKITKPGAMDFNNQLLAPGGKGMWGSWGKGSSGGTGAKPASGDQDSGRPGTSTLNRFSALQSGSLMSATDSDRRVPQRSSSSRERGSNRDRSDRNRDRFDRFDRSEGREANQVTKRSFSRESQERGGRGGDGRSSTESVRRVASMTDSRDRGSRDRGSRDRGSRDRGSRDKGSDFVPVKRESAPTPPPSLPKPALTEEEVEKKSHAIIEEYLHINDVKEALQCVVELNSTSLLYVFVRNGLESTLERSTIAREHMGLLLHQLIKAGTLPTQQYYKGLLEILEVAEDMAIDIPHIWLYLAELITPMLHEGGIPMGQLFREISKPLVPLGKASVLLVQILKLLCKEKTPNKVGALWTEAGLNWNDFLPKDEDVNKFVTDQKVEFTVGEEMEPKEASKKKVLSGEEISKQLDRLLQDKANNQRIRDWIEANLDEQQTASNQFVRALMTSVCQSAIICDNPYKVDAQQIGQRASLLQRYLYDEQKELQALYALQALMVHMEQPAHLLRMFFDALYDEDVIKEEAFYEWETSKDPAEQTGKGVALKSVTGFFTWLREAEEESDKE